The sequence ACAATTCTTCCTTTTTGATAAGCTTATTTTTTTTAAGCTCATTAAGATTTTTTGATCCCGTTAGAAACATAATTTTTTTAACGTAATCAAACCAATTTACAATTTTTTTCTGAACCGCATCCTCGCCATCATTCATCAAAGTCTGAAGAATAATTCTTGCTGAGGCAGCAACATCAGCACCGAGAGCAAAGGCAACAGCAAGATCATTCGCAGAATTTATTCCGCCTGAACCAATTAAAGCGAATTTATACTTTTTCTTTAAAGGATAGATTTCTCTTAAACAGTAAGATGTTGGTAATCCCCAATCCCAAAAATCATTTCCAGATTTGCTTCTGATAATTTCAACACCAGCCCAGCTTGTGCCTCCAGCGCCAGCTACATCAATTCCGCTAATGCCAATACTTAATAATTTCTTTGCAGCGTCCTTACTAATTCCTGAACCAACTTCTTTTATTATTATTGGAACTTTTGCTTTTGAAATTAATTTTTCCAATTTCTTCAATAGACCGACAAAATTTGGTTCACCCTCCTTTTGCAGTAATTCTTGCAACGGATTTAAGTGAACAACAAACGCATCTGCTTCGAGCATATCAATCAAAGATAAAATTTCAGTCAGTTTCTTTGATTGGACAAGTTGAGCCACGCCAATATTTCCAAGCACCGGAATATTCTTGGCGGTTTTACGAATTATCTTGTATGAGTCGTGATAATTTTTGTCTTCGAGTGCTTGTCTTTGACTGCCTACTCCTATTGGTATTTTTAGTTCGTATGCAATAGAAGCTAATCTTAAATTTATATTTTCTGCTTCCGCTGTGCCGCCAGTCATACAGGAAATCAAGAATGGAAATTTTATTTTTTTTGAAAAGAGATTTGTATGAAATGATATTTTGGAAATATCAACTTCAGAAATTGCATTATGGATAAAATCATATCTCTCAAAACCATTTGTCTTTGATTGGAATGCAACATTATCTGTTAAGCAAAGTTCGAGGTGCTCTTTTTTTCTTATGGATATTTCGTTATTTGATTTCGACATTTCTGAATTGATTATTTATTCGGTTGCAAAATATAGAAAATAAA is a genomic window of Ignavibacteriales bacterium containing:
- a CDS encoding type 2 isopentenyl-diphosphate Delta-isomerase produces the protein MSKSNNEISIRKKEHLELCLTDNVAFQSKTNGFERYDFIHNAISEVDISKISFHTNLFSKKIKFPFLISCMTGGTAEAENINLRLASIAYELKIPIGVGSQRQALEDKNYHDSYKIIRKTAKNIPVLGNIGVAQLVQSKKLTEILSLIDMLEADAFVVHLNPLQELLQKEGEPNFVGLLKKLEKLISKAKVPIIIKEVGSGISKDAAKKLLSIGISGIDVAGAGGTSWAGVEIIRSKSGNDFWDWGLPTSYCLREIYPLKKKYKFALIGSGGINSANDLAVAFALGADVAASARIILQTLMNDGEDAVQKKIVNWFDYVKKIMFLTGSKNLNELKKNKLIKKEELF